The DNA sequence tcttggtctcatctgGACTGTCCATTCTGTTCTACTGAAgactttaactttttttgttgaCATACTAGATGTTTTAAATTTCCTCAGTTACTTCCCAACTCTGGACCTGCAAACATGGCAATGAATGAAATGGATTAACACATTTTAAGTACTGTTTATTATTAGTTCAGTCATTATATATTGATCATCAACAAAGGCAATGCTAATTTTTGAAACAGATTCTTGAACAAGCTCCGGGTAGCTTGTCTCAGTCATGAAATCAACACAGGTTGTGGCCTAATTTCAGGACAAttttaaaacagaatatgtCTTGTTTTTCAGATTGTGTAGCATGCTGTTTTGTTTACAGACTGCAGTTTGTTCTGCAGCTTTACATTAAACTTTTCCCTCAGAATTAGCTCTATCTCATCATCTGTTACATTTCTCATGTCTAAGACATCAACGCCTTGCTCAGGTTTGTAGATGACCTCACTGTAGGTCCAGCCAACAAGGGCTCTGAATCCTGTTGGGGTTTGCAAAGAGCAGATGGACTTGTTGGTGAACAGTGAAGTAGGATCTGTCTGGAGTTTGTGGTTTGTCTCAAAGAAATGATCGGCCTTGCGCGGTACCAAAGTGAAGCCGTAGatcttctttgtttctttcctgtCCACCAGACTGGATTTGGCAAAGTCTGGATTGAGAACCTCTGCCCTCCTACCAGTCTTCTCCAGCACCCACATGTCCCCCTCGTCTATAAGACGAAAGACTCCCGCTGCCTGAGGTTGGTCCTTTCCAGAGACGAGTTCCAGGGGCTCCCACACTTGTGAAGATAC is a window from the Micropterus dolomieu isolate WLL.071019.BEF.003 ecotype Adirondacks linkage group LG20, ASM2129224v1, whole genome shotgun sequence genome containing:
- the LOC123959377 gene encoding arylamine N-acetyltransferase, pineal gland isozyme NAT-10-like isoform X1; its protein translation is MFPAHFLDIYVKLYYQPSLNCSIYAQQQLYPQSEGEMNLEEYFKRIGFHGLYDKPDLATLKLIHKQHVMSVPFENLSIHCGERITMDLDLIFNKIVRSSRGGWCLENNFLFGWVLREMGYDTTTLGSRVFNSTSNEFGPGETHLVNKVVIDGKAYVADVSFGVSSQVWEPLELVSGKDQPQAAGVFRLIDEGDMWVLEKTGRRAEVLNPDFAKSSLVDRKETKKIYGFTLVPRKADHFFETNHKLQTDPTSLFTNKSICSLQTPTGFRALVGWTYSEVIYKPEQGVDVLDMRNVTDDEIELILREKFNVKLQNKLQSVNKTACYTI
- the LOC123959377 gene encoding arylamine N-acetyltransferase, pineal gland isozyme NAT-10-like isoform X2, encoding MHVQEIKFKKFEQETSVGPVQTECEMNLEEYFKRIGFHGLYDKPDLATLKLIHKQHVMSVPFENLSIHCGERITMDLDLIFNKIVRSSRGGWCLENNFLFGWVLREMGYDTTTLGSRVFNSTSNEFGPGETHLVNKVVIDGKAYVADVSFGVSSQVWEPLELVSGKDQPQAAGVFRLIDEGDMWVLEKTGRRAEVLNPDFAKSSLVDRKETKKIYGFTLVPRKADHFFETNHKLQTDPTSLFTNKSICSLQTPTGFRALVGWTYSEVIYKPEQGVDVLDMRNVTDDEIELILREKFNVKLQNKLQSVNKTACYTI